One genomic window of Tatumella citrea includes the following:
- a CDS encoding amino acid ABC transporter permease — MTDFIQRLVMYIPQLRHGAMVTLTLCVAGMAIGFVLAVLLCQLSQSRHKSLQAFCGVYCSFFRGTPLLAQLLLCFYLPTALGLDIPGTMAAIIVLAMNTSAYQSQILRSGFDAIPGGQLEAAAIFGISRFRTLCSIQLPQVLRLTLSALVSELIDVIKVSAVVSVVSVTDLMRVGQQLVSQTYRPLEVYLVTAVFYLLLTSLLSMAASLLEKRWKERYQ; from the coding sequence ATGACTGATTTTATTCAACGGCTGGTGATGTATATCCCACAGTTGCGTCACGGAGCAATGGTGACACTTACACTGTGTGTGGCAGGGATGGCAATTGGCTTTGTTCTGGCAGTGTTGCTCTGCCAGCTGAGCCAGTCACGGCATAAAAGCCTGCAAGCCTTCTGTGGCGTTTATTGCAGTTTCTTTCGGGGCACGCCATTACTGGCACAATTGCTGTTGTGCTTTTATCTGCCTACCGCTCTGGGGCTGGATATTCCCGGCACTATGGCCGCCATTATTGTGCTGGCAATGAATACTTCAGCTTATCAGTCACAGATTCTGCGCAGTGGATTCGATGCCATACCCGGGGGGCAGCTTGAAGCTGCCGCCATTTTTGGGATCAGCCGTTTCAGAACATTGTGCAGCATTCAGCTACCTCAGGTTTTACGTTTAACCCTCAGCGCACTGGTGTCGGAGTTAATCGATGTCATTAAAGTCTCGGCCGTCGTTTCTGTAGTTTCGGTGACAGACCTGATGCGTGTGGGGCAGCAGTTGGTTTCTCAGACTTACCGGCCACTGGAAGTTTATCTGGTCACTGCAGTGTTCTATCTGCTGCTGACCAGTTTACTGTCGATGGCCGCCTCGCTGCTGGAAAAACGTTGGAAGGAGCGCTATCAGTGA
- a CDS encoding amino acid ABC transporter ATP-binding protein: protein MTTLPLLELRSVGKSYGSHRVLSDISLQVMPGEIVSLIGPSGSGKTTALRCMNFLETYDEGEVIIAGQLLGYSGSQRGARFQDSPAAIAEVRRPLSMVFQQFNLWPHMTVLENVMAPLVLGKNIAKHQAQNQAIAALDRVGMRQKMSAFPARLSGGQQQRVGIARALAVEPQLMLLDEPTSALDPELVEEVLQVISSLASAGMTMVMVTHEMSFAAKISSQVVFMEAGKIIETGPPQKLFHTPETERLQTFLRPWFNRSLNFSDNKERVS, encoded by the coding sequence ATGACAACCCTTCCGCTTCTGGAGCTACGCTCCGTGGGTAAATCTTACGGCTCACATCGTGTGCTCAGTGATATCAGTTTGCAGGTGATGCCTGGTGAAATTGTTTCGCTGATCGGCCCATCCGGGTCAGGAAAAACCACCGCTCTGCGGTGTATGAACTTTCTTGAAACCTACGATGAAGGTGAAGTCATTATTGCCGGTCAGTTGCTCGGTTACAGTGGCAGTCAGCGCGGTGCCAGATTTCAGGACAGCCCGGCCGCCATTGCTGAAGTGCGTCGCCCGTTATCGATGGTCTTTCAGCAGTTCAATCTGTGGCCACATATGACTGTGCTGGAAAATGTCATGGCGCCGCTGGTTCTGGGAAAAAATATCGCGAAACACCAGGCTCAGAATCAGGCGATTGCTGCACTCGACAGAGTCGGAATGCGGCAGAAAATGTCTGCTTTTCCGGCACGCTTATCTGGCGGACAACAGCAGCGGGTGGGTATTGCGCGGGCACTGGCTGTCGAACCACAACTGATGTTGCTGGATGAACCGACCTCTGCACTCGACCCTGAGCTGGTTGAAGAGGTACTGCAGGTCATTTCATCACTGGCCAGCGCCGGCATGACCATGGTGATGGTCACCCATGAGATGAGCTTTGCTGCCAAAATTTCCAGTCAGGTGGTGTTTATGGAAGCCGGGAAAATTATCGAAACCGGCCCGCCACAAAAACTGTTTCATACCCCGGAGACAGAACGCTTACAAACTTTCCTGCGCCCCTGGTTTAACCGCAGTCTTAATTTTTCTGATAACAAGGAACGTGTGTCATGA
- a CDS encoding amino acid ABC transporter permease, with product MNAYLTDFPLFVHALLVTLQVSLAAALLGGLLGFGLNALRLTLPVFVLPYRFYIWIIRGTPYLAQLFVAYFGLAVIGITLSAVQATILSLALYSAAYFAELFRTAWNTVPAGHIEAARVHGIPGRRIFWHIQAPQAFSFCLPLLGNQVILTIKESAVASIITVPELTMTAGQIVSDTFSYVVPYTLLVLSYWFLTQSVTVIFRFAAQRTNRYLKG from the coding sequence GTGAATGCCTACCTCACCGATTTCCCGCTATTTGTTCACGCTTTACTGGTGACCTTACAAGTAAGCCTGGCTGCAGCCTTACTGGGCGGATTACTGGGATTCGGGCTGAATGCTCTGCGGCTCACCCTGCCGGTTTTCGTGCTGCCTTACCGCTTTTACATCTGGATTATTCGCGGAACACCCTATCTGGCACAGCTGTTTGTTGCCTATTTTGGCCTGGCAGTCATTGGAATCACTCTCAGTGCAGTACAGGCCACAATATTGTCTCTGGCTTTATACAGTGCTGCGTATTTTGCCGAATTGTTTCGTACCGCATGGAATACTGTCCCGGCGGGTCATATTGAGGCAGCCCGTGTCCACGGAATCCCTGGCCGGCGTATTTTCTGGCATATTCAGGCACCGCAGGCATTCAGCTTCTGTCTGCCATTGCTCGGTAACCAGGTCATTCTGACCATTAAAGAGAGTGCCGTCGCCTCCATTATTACTGTGCCTGAACTGACCATGACCGCAGGCCAGATTGTCAGTGACACCTTTTCCTATGTGGTGCCATATACCTTGCTGGTGCTGAGCTATTGGTTCCTGACGCAGAGTGTCACCGTTATTTTTCGTTTCGCCGCACAGCGAACCAACCGTTATCTCAAAGGATGA